The genomic window TTTTTTCTCCCATATCATACCAGGTGATCCACTGCAGTGGCTATTTGAAGATACGTCAGTACATGTTGGATATGTCTTTGTATGATACCTGTTACCAAATTGTGGGGCTGGTTGCTGTAGGTCAATCATTACCTCCGAGTGCAATCACTGAGATCAAACTCCATAGTAACATGTTTATGTTCAGAGCAAGCCTAGATCTAAAACTGATATTTCTAGATTCAAGGTaagtaaaaatttattttttaaaaatggctgttCCATTTTTCCATATGCTTGTGGCAACTTGCAAAAGATAGCTAAAAAATAGAAAGCTGAAAAAGAGCAAGAGAACAATAGAACCCACACAAAACTGTAGCAACAATATTATCTTTGAATTGTTACAGCATTTGAAAACGAAGCTTTGTTGTATGTTATACGTGTTAAGCCTTTAACATGAACATAGGATAAAGTGACACTTTAAGAATCACTGTAGGCCAAGCCACTGCTCATGGAATAAATACTTTTATTTGGTAGCGTCTAGCAGTAATGGTTGAAATTGAGTTAACCAAAATTACTGGAAGACTGAGGTTGTCTTTTGAAGACTGGACATTCTTTTAATTATGCAAAGTGGAGAATAGAGGAAGTACTAAGTTGCTCCATGACAAAGTTGACAAATGAGGCACAGCTTAACTAGAAAGCTGTTGGCAAAACTTCATACACACACCAGGACTCTGAAGTTCTTAGTTTGTACTTTTATCACAAAACCATATTTGCTCCATCTCTTGTTCCTAAGCTCACAGTTTGTATAGCTTGCATACCATAATATAGgaatgctgggggttgaactagatgatccttggggtaccttccaattctacagttctaagattctatgaaaatAGCCATTTGTAAGATGTAATGTCAATATTGGCTTGAATCCTAACTAATACAAAATAGGCCTTTGCTGCTAAAATGCTGAATTCCCACAGAAATAATAGAACAGGAGTCTCTTCTTTTGTTGTTCCTGCTGTGTACAACATACCTCACCCAGCCCTAAACCACTGcatgttaaaaagaaataaaactaaTTCACACtaattgcttgtttgtttgtggaCCATTTAATTATAAATATGGTCAAAGCAGTCTAAGCAACAACTTACTATAAATTCACATTAACAACATTTGCTGTTTTGTCAGCAGCCGTGTTGCTGTTTCTTGGTCATGTTTGTCTTTGTCTTTACtgagatgttttgttttgtcttgctcCCAGTTtagcaaaatttaaaaataatagggAAAGGGATATTGAACAGAAACAGTAGGTTGTGAAGTTGCCTTTGTAAATATTTCTCAAACTGAAATATTGCTCATGACATCTGTTGATATTTGATATGGGTATATTTGAAAATATCTCATAGTTGCTATGCAGTGGTGTTTCGTATTTGACAGCATTTTATATTACTAATATATAGTTAAACTCTTGTATCTAGAGTGAAGTGAAAAGGGAATACTGGTTGTTAACCTAGCAGTTTTTTGGTCGACTCGTGTACTGGCGTGAGACACTGAATTATGCCTGTGCTATGTGAGCCACAGATAATTTTTTGATCATAAGTAGGGATGAAAGGATCTGTTATTTTCGATTCTTTaagcttctcattttttccagtcttaacttcagttctgcagcaatttatgatttatttatttttaatcatgaaaattcttcagcattttagtgcaaatttagtaGGCAAATTTATCCTCCTAAACAtaattttgtgtgcagttttgactaatgtacagatttttaaaagcaacttttACTAATATAATGTGTTTCTGTATGCTTTCACAGATAATTCATTCTTATATACATATctttctaatatatgcatttttgtaaacattggttggagaactgcacagcaAAATTCAGATGAGTGTGAATTTGAttaatttggctttaaatgctaACTGAATTCAATTTCTCCCCTATTGCTACTTATAAGTGACCTTTCCCTTGCTTGGTGTTCAACTAAGCAGTACATTTTGACACTTTAGTggataaataatttaaaattatcTACAAGTGGAGCAGTGCTGGAGGTTACAATGTAGAGAAGAACTGAAAAGTTAATAGGGTAGGGGTGTGGACATACGAGTATTTGTTTCTCTGTTTTCAAAAGCAGGCTAAAAGCACGCTACTAAATTTCTATATCTTACTTTCAAAACTTTCCAGATATTGAACGTGAGAGATAAATGAAAAATCTGTTGACTTCAAGACAAAATAGCAAACTCATGACCTTAGTGGTAGAGGAAAATGAATACTCTCAGCAGTGCTTGATTTCATTTGCTGTATTAACTCATTTCCTCTTCTGTGTTCATTACAAACAGGAAATTAGTTCTATATAATGCCTTTGTAAAGAGTTATATTTTAGGCTTTTGAGTAGAATACCCTATTGCTCTCCCCCCACCAAGGAAAGGATAAAAATCAATGTCACAAAGTTTATTAGCATTTTCTTGCTGTTATCTGTAATCAGACAGCACAGCCATTGAtgatgaagtccaaaacatctgcagggcaccagttaGGGGGAAGCCTTGCCTAACCCTTTAGTATCATTGTTCTAAGTAATAATAGCACCTTCTCTGATATCTATTGATAATCAAAGACTTGGGTGACAAACAAGATGGACCATGTGGATGGGTTTAGCATTCTGATCCCTAGATAAATCTGgattaccatacttttctgtctataagactaTGGTTTTTTTTTACTCAAAATTAGGGGTCGTTTTATACATGGGTAGTGTGCATTGTGGGGATATCGGATTGGTTGCTGCTAGTTGGAGATtgttattggtggctgtggcaaggactggtgttgattggctgtcattgtGGCAATTGGGCAGCCAATGTGCTGCTTTTTTCGGCGTAGGGACAGAGGATTGGTTGATTTGGCGATGTGCTCAACAattctgggcaatcctccccccaaaatccccccttttcttaattttgaggcCCCCCCCATAatagggggcatgttatacacagaaaagtacggtatctTTAAAGACCAGTTAAGACAAGATGGCTTTGCCCTGTGGCTACATCATGAGATTCCTGCTGAGAGGAcctgtaataataatagcttatCACATGAGTTATATTGCAGTGAAGGCTGTAACTGTGCAAATCTTGTGTCCAGACAGTGAAATGATCACACTTTCACATCTTACAGGTGCTGAAGAAGGCATATTTTATCCTTTTATCCTCAGTGGTAGGGCCTTAGTATTTTTTTTTGTACCCAAGTTATTTGTGTTGCAGTATTCATTGTCCTGTTATTCTGTAATATCTAACTTAAATGTTCTTTTCATCCCTCTTAAGGGACACTGCTATTCCTTCTCCTAAGACAAGTATCTAATTTCTTTTATGCTCTCTTATATTTATAAACTGATTACAGGCCCTACAGATTAATCACTCCTGTTATATTCATTAATCTTGGCAAAAGGTAAATGTCACTTGTGGGTTTCCTAAGCAAATGATCTTTGCTTACTCTTTTCTTGAGTAGCTCTCTAAGCACAGAAGGAAGCTCACAAGACAGTAATAAATTTGTTTGAAAAACTGACTACCACATTGTTGATACATACTATTGAGCACACTTAGAATgtatcccccacccacccctactCAGGCAAAGAGAGAGCAATAAAGcatctagaccaggcatggccaaacttggccctccaactgttttgggactacaatttccatcatccctgaccactgttcctgttagctagggatgatgggagttgtagtcccaaaacagctggagggccaagtcatAAATTTAATGCATCCCAAAGAAATAACAACTGCCACATTTGGACCAGGAATGAGACTTAATAGTATCCAGCAGCTGCTCTAGTAGGAAGCTAGCTCTTATGTACCCTTTTAGTCTGTAATATTGTCCCAGAGTCCCCGTAGGAGGCCCCACAATTCATTTCATCTGTGCCATATATCTTATCCTGCAGTACTGCTAGTTGTATCCTCTGGCAATTCTGAATGTGAGCAAATATTCATCCTCTGTCCCATTAACCAGTCAACACCATACCTACCCATTATCTTACCAAATGGAACATCCACTGAAGATGTTTCTGCTTAAAAGAGAGAATTGTTGTTATAGCATTCCCCTATAATAGATCGGTGCTATGTAATGCTTGATATATTTCAGCATAATCCTTTATACTGAAATGCATATaggtattttaaatatattgtggAGATTTTGTACTCTATGAAGctaataaagttttaaaaaatgtatactgTAAGCCTGCAATTTATGTGGcagttacattccagggattgcTTCTTAAgctaaaattgtgtatagtcaaaacacattgggttcaatagcaggtgggattgccacAGTCTTTTTTCTCAGATGCCTACCCCCTTTCTGcctcttttgatttttaaaaactgctttttgCCAAAACTGCGCACaacttaaatgtgcataagttgtgggcttactgcaaTTCTGAAGGTTTCAGGAAACTTGATTTCTGGAAAGGGGAGCAATTGTTTGTTGCTGTAAAATATTTAAAGATGCTGCTTATTagctatatttctttctttcagagTGACTGAATTAACTGGATATGAGCCACAGGACCTGATAGAGAAAACTCTCTACCACCATGTGCATGGATGTGATGTATTTCATTTACGATATGCTCACCATCTTTGTAAGTAATGGAAAACAAGTAAAATAATTTTGTAATGGTGTTGATGTGAGTTATTCAGAGTATAAGTGTTGGGGAACTATGACTGGGCACAGCTTTCCTAGTTAAAAACTCACGTGTAAATTGGTAATGTATTGTCTACACCTGGGTTTCATATTAATTCATTGGCGTAACTTTTTAATATGTGAAGCTGCTGGAACAAATTTTGAAAGCAAAGTAAATTGATGAATCAGAGATAATTCATATCCATATTCTTCAAGTTAAGAAAATGTGAGCTAGTACTGGAAGAAGACGAAGTGACTGACAGTTTGTTACAGCTGCTGCTCCAGTACTAGTAGATTTCCTAAACAACTTCATTAGCAACATGGCCAAGCTATCAGGATGACTAGGGTAGGAATGATATTTGTGCACAAGTCTCTGGATTCCATGCGTATTACAGATTAGGCAACTCCTTTTTAATCATAATGAATTTCTTTGGTATTCTGACAGTGCAGTAGGGGCAGAATTCACGTGTTCAAAGGCTGTCtggataaatttaataaatagcaacaacaaataATTCACACTTTTTAGACAAGCCTGACAACTTTTATTTTGAAGTTAAAGCAGCGTTTTGGATCTCTGCATTGATTTCCCACCAAATAATGTCCTCTCCCAACTGTTTACAGCACCTTTGGGAGCAAATGGCTGCTGTGGAAGGCAGTAACATTTATAATGGAAATTGGGTATGTTGTTTGGCTCAGAGTAATAAATGTAAAGAACCTTCAGGCATCGGCTATCTTAGCTGAACTAATCTATAGTAAGAAAATCCAAATTCTCTTCAGGGCATGCATATCGACTTAATAGAGATGTTTTAATTTTCTGAAAAAATACATGCATCAGGAAGCTTGGGAAGTGGTCTGTGAGGAAAGAACTCTAGGTTAAAGCTAGACAACTGTACAACTAGTTCCGTGTATTGAGCAGGACTTCTGCTTGTTCCCAAAACTGTGGTGCCCCATTTCTCTGCTCATGGAAGTGGTTGCAGGATCTCGAGCAACCACTATTTTTCAATAAGCTGCTAAAATTATGCTTTAAAGTTAAATAGCCTGGCTTGTTTGGAagccattaaccatagtttcctgcttCAGTTGTAACAGGAAGCTATAGTTAACTGCAAATTTCCTGTCTTGCACAAAGAGAGGAGCAGAGTAGTGACATACAGGTGTATGAGGCTCATTCATACCTCAGCTTATTAAGCCAAGATATGATTGTCAGAAAACAGCCACTGAGAAAGTATAGTCCAAAATGTTCTTTCTCCACATCACTTCATTCTTAAATCTACAGTCAATATGGGATATTAAGAAAAGGATATACAAGAAGGCAGAAGGCAGAACACGTTTTGGTTTGAGATTTTGTATTACAGCTATAAGAGAATTGGATAAACTTTTAATTAGGCAGAGTCCAGGAGTTCAAGAAAGCACAAACAAAGGCTCAAATGAGTTTttagcctgcaatcctatacacgttgggtgggacttctgagtagacgtatctaggattgtgttttatttatttgattttgtaTTGGATAAGACCTGTATTAAGAGAACATTCAGTCGCAATAACCGAAATACTGCCCTTGCTTGAAAGTTCAATTATAAGGGtaaaatgctctttttaaaaaacaaataaaccaaagTAGAATGGTATGGCCTGAAAATCAATGATGTAACAAACTTTCTTAAGCCAAGCAGGTCTGGGTCAATGTCTGAACAGAAGGTCACCTGGGAGCCTTAAATATGCCACCTCAAGTttcatggaggaaaggcagaGTATGAGTATAATTAAATTCCTttcatgttatgttttatagtGTTGGTGAAAGGACAAGTCACAACCAAGTACTATCGGTTGCTGTCAAAGAACAGTGGCTGGGTTTGGGTCCAGAGCTATGCCACCATTGTACACAACAGCCGCTCATCACGACCTCACTGCATAGTGAGTGTTAATTATGTCCTAACGTAAGTCCATATTTCCTACCATTGTATACCACATTCATTTTATTCAGTGTCTCATGTTGATAACTTTATCTGTTTCTTCCATCCTGATTTCCACTTTGTTACTTTAAAATGTTGATCAccgatatacatatttttgttgtGGTTTATAATACTCTATCAGGTTTTAGTAAGGTAGACATCATTTCCTAGGGGAAAGTATTTTGGTATGGCCAACTCACTTCTGGGCTGCAATCTCACAGCTGAAGACTGTGTTCTAGACAACCAATCGAATACTAATGACTACATTTCAAATAACATAAAACGACATTATTGAAAACCTTTCTTGAAGTCCGTCTTCCAGGGCCAcagatgttttgctgcctgacaCAAGGTAGAAGAGGGCACATCCCTTTCCATGTACAGAGGTTGCCTGAACTAGAAGTTAAATCTTATTTCAACAATGACAATTGTACAGCATCTTTTGCTGCACATCAAGGGAGCAGTCTACCTTAGGAGGCACAATGCAGGCTGCATTGCACACACCTAATTCTATTCTGCATCAGAGAGGGACAGCTGGGGTAGGGATCAGGGgctgatgctgctactgccccCTGCactccagcatctgccacctgagatgTCTACCtcgctctgcctaatggtagggctggtcctGTTCTACTCCTACACTGTGACATATTAATGAACTAAAATGGCATTGGCATAAATGCAGCTCTTTTGGAGAAAATGCAGGTGCAGATCAGCTGATGACAAAAAACAACCTAAGGAGATAACTATTCTTATGACATGGAGGCAGACTATTACTTTAGGATGGAGAAGGgcagccatttttaaaatatattattaacTATTAACGGGTTCCAGCTGCACAACTATGAAGAAATGACAGGTTGAGAGTGTATATCAAATAACTGCTTACATACACAGTATTATAGAGGCAGTTGAATGAAAGCTGTGAAAGTGTGAGAGGTGGCCCAGTTACTCCTCTCTGGCAGTGTCTGGAGTTCCAGTGTCCTGAATTGAACTCCTAACCTAGCTTCACGGCTACCAACCCCTTCCTATCATTTCTTTGTGCATTAAGGATTCAGTTTTAATAGTCCAGTGATTGTGGCATGTCTGGTATTATTTTTTTGAAGCTTTCTTTATGCCAGGGTTGGAGAACCCTTTTTCAGTGTGAGGGAAACATACACTCAGGGTTAACTTTACAGGGGTTATGTGCCAGCAGGGGGCAAGGCTGGAGGCAAAAGTAGATAGAGCAAAGGGTGTGGTTTTTACCTTGTGTGCACTTGGAATGCAGCCTGCTGTACacgtgtgtatacacacacagtcTCCATTTAGGCATCTGAGAGATACTATCATAGTTCAAGGAAACAGTACAGCCAGGCAAGAGCACTCAAGGAGCATCGGGAGGGTGATGCATGGCTTGCAGAGCCCCAAGGGCCAGCTAGAGAGGCCCAAAGGATCACATTGGCACCTTaggcctgaggttctccccctgccccaatttaAATGCTTGGGGGCACATAAGTGAGGAGAAAGATGCAAATGGACCATTCCTCTGTtgcaatgctgttgttgttttttcagagaTATAGAATATAAGGAACTCCCATTATCATTGGACCAGGTCACCATTTCTAAATCACAGTTTCCATGCAGAAACTCAGCGTCTACCTCACAAGAAACAAGAAAAGCAACAAAACCTAGAAGTAATAAAATGAAGACAAAACTCAGAACAACGCCATATCCACAACAGGTAGTAGTTTTTTCCCTCTATCAACATTTCCTGCTAAAAGTGTGTGGCAACCTATCTGCAACAGTAGCTGTGAGTAGTCACTGGAATTTCCTGCAATTCAAAATATCATAAATTCTGTTCCTTTTCATAGCCTGATCCTACAAATTGCTGCTTGGGGTACTGAGTACTGCAAGTTTAGAGGATCAAGAATATGAACTGTTGCAGCAATACAGCATCACTTGTGGTTGAATTATTTCAACCAATTCAGGGAACTGCACTGGTGCAACAGCCTGTTGTACCAGCAGCATTCACCCTTTTGACAGATGCAACAGTTTGCTTGGAAAGCCACCAAGATCGTACAAAATGGGCAAAAAGGAGACAATACATGACCAGGTCCAGAAAGGTGCTCAGTGTGAGTGTTAACAATAGATACAAGAACAAGACTAAGGTAGAGTGCAGGGATGAAGAATAAAATAAGGTTGAACTGTCCATCCAAAGATCTGCCAGCTTCAGGACTGGTGTAGTTTCCTCCCTAGTTTGGGAATATATCATTTGGATACTGCATTTCGGAGAGACTTGCAGTCTTCTTTCCCTGGTTGGATTTGGGGAACCTGTCTTGATTTGGAGCAGAAGCCATCTTTGCCTTGAGGACCACCATACCAGAAATGTGCAAAGTCTTGCTTTTAGGGAATGTTTAAAATGACTGACAGAAGAGCATTCCCAGCAGTGCTGTGCAAAGCCTTTGTGCCAGTCATTAGGAAACTTCCCTTGAAGCAAGGCTGCTCACATTGCTGGTTAGCTGACCCTCATGTCAAAGTTAGCTCTCACCTCTTTCTGAGCAATTTTCTAAGTGTAAAATGAAAAAAAGGGGCAGGCAAATGTTTGAGTGGATAAACTTGTAGGCACttggaaaaaagcaaaaaaaaaaatattggacaGCCTGACTTGAAATATGGAGGTAGGGGTGACCTTGAGCTTTCAATCCAAAGCAAGATAAGTGTGTCAGATCAAGAACAAGCCAATGGGAAGCAGATGTTCCCACCTCAGTGCAGGGGGGCACGACATCAGGTCCCCCAGACCTCTGTGTGGCCCTCTGAAATCTTGCCAGCTAAAGGGAAAATGTGAAATCATTTTAAAGTGTTTCCAAACATGTGCAGAATGCCTTCCTCCCTCACCACTGAAGCTATAGCTTGTCCATCACACACAGGATTAAGGAGCAGAGCTTCCAGAAAAATGCCAGAAAGGCTTGCGCTCCAGTTCCTCTCTTTAGAAATTAAGTGCTGCCAACTTCTCTTAGTTTATATGAACTGGTGTGACTGCAGTTCAAGGTGGTACTTGGCTGCAGTGCACTCTGTTAGTCTGTTATACTGACAGATTTCAGAGTCAGCTATTaaacacttttctttctttttatttgctttttcagcAATACAGCTCCTTCCAGacagacaaactggaatgtgGCCAGGTTGGAAGCTGGAGATCCAACTCCACAGCAAATTCTGCCACCATCCAAGAACAAGCCTTCCATTCAGAAAACAGCGAACTTCTATACACCCCATCGTACAGCTTACCTTTCTCTTACCATTATGGACACTTCCCTGTAGACCCTCATGTATTCAGTAGCAAAAAACAAATGCTGCCTTCTAAATTTGGGCAATCTCAAGGAACACCTTGCGAAGTAGCTCGATTTTTCTTAAGTACTTTGCAGACAAGTGGAGAGTGCCAGTGGCACTATGCCAATTCTCTTGTTCCAGGAGGCAGTCAGTCACCATCGAAAAGTCCTTCTGATCAGTCAGCAAGCAGCGTACGCCATAATCTCTTACAGAGTTATGAAGGTGTGTATTAAATGAACAAATCTGAAGCTCTATTATACccagaaaaaaatcacacatgttaaatatttttcaaatattaaaCGTGTGTAGTGGGTAAAGCTATTTTAAACCTTTAACAAAAAGAGGCTGATGAGTTGTTAAGGAAAGGACTGAAAATAGTTGCAACTTACAGTTATACTTTAATTTTGCTCCTGAATTGTTCATATTTCTTTCTGAACATAATGCAAGAATAATAGTTAAGATGCAAATCTGATTGATAACTAAAATTACCCCAATTCTGTTGCAAAGAATTTAACAAGAAGCCTAAATTCAGTTTTCTTAGGTCTCCTAGATTTTCTTAGGGTGTATTCACACAACACATCTTTTTTGATTGTGTAGCCCTGCTACTACAAGCTTAAGACAATCCCGTATATTGTAGCCCTCACACTAGAGTTCATGAGGCTACATCAGAGCAGACAATTGGACCACATTGTCCTCACAATATTGTTGTTTTGTCAGAGAATCAGATCTGAAAAGAAAGAGTTTTTGTTGGTACAATACTGATCACAATAGCAACTTTTCTTTAGGGAGCATATTTTGGAGGGTTCCACAAGTAGCACAAACAAGCCTAATAAATCAAATGGAAAGCATTTTCATGTATTACATCTGATTATGTTGCCCGTTTATGAAGGTATGTATCCAAAGTGAAAAAATAAAACTCAAAATTGTTTAcaaaaattacatttttaaatagtTCCAATAATGCTCCAGTTGCCTCAGAAGGTAATTAGCTATAATTTAATTATTTAGAGTTTCCAAGAACCTGCTTTAACTCCCATCTTGCAATTTGGCATGGAGAAGGAATGGATAAGTTATTCCTTCCCCCCTCCTGATTCTATTTGGAATGCAGCTACTTGCTAATTTGCACAAAGGCTTTAAAGCAAGCTCAAAAACAGCATTAAACGAATGTCCCCAATCTAAATAGACTTTACTGTATGTTCAAAGTGCACTTCGTTGCTTGAACTGCTTTCATTAAAgaactttatttttctttctttcaaagtgCCACTACCAAACAGAAGATATAGCCAAGACAGTACATCTGACAGCTTTGCAAGCTGTGGCACCCTAGCAGGAAATAGCAGATACAAAGAAGAGAGCTATGATTCCACCATTATAAAGCACAGCAACAAAATGGAAAGCCGAATATATCcagcacatcatcatcatctcattaAAGAAGAAAATAAGCTAGTTTTCAATAGAGGTgtacaagaaaaaaacaacttaAGTGAAAAGCCCTTTTCGAACTCCTTAGCCAACTCTTTTTTGTCAAAATCTGAATGTTTCCAAACTAAATCTATTGGACAATTAAATCACCTTCTCCCAGTTCCAACAGTATATGAACAAACAAGAAGAATTTGTATGAAAGAACCAAAATTTGAGCACATTGCCCATCATGCTGCAAATCTAGGTGAGCTGGAACCTGATGACAGAATGACCGGAAAGTTTGATCATGACTCTGAAAACGATCACACTGTGGATGTTAGGCATGCAGGGCAAGTTCCATTTGTACTTCTCAACTACCATCGGGTTTTAGCCAAACATGGCACATTTCAAACTTCTTCGTGTACTGCCACAGGACACGTAGCAGAGAATTATGGACACAGTTCTGAGGAAGTAAATATGTTTTACAAAAACCAAAGTCCTTCATCAGCCTCTTCCCCTGAGGCTCACAAGGAGCCTGCACTTCCCCATTATATTGGAACGTCTGTAATAATAGCCAATGGAAGGTGACAGTAATAGAAATCTGtggtttataaaataaataaataaactggaatAGTTCCCCTGAAGCATGAGGATACATGGTTGCACTTAGTGAGCATGGTTTAAAATCAGTGGGACAAACTTGCATGCATTCTTGGCAAGCCATGTGTAACAGTACCTTTAaggtgaaggggaaaaaattaccGGTAGCTTCAGTACTTTGTTGTTCCAGATTAATCTCTGCAGTTGACTCTGCTAGTAAGAAGCCATGTAACAGAtcatatttttgttatttttacagTATATAAGTTAAATTATAAGAGTTTATGTGCTGATACATAGAGTgactttgttttcttaaaaaatacaaTCCCTCAATTATTTGAAAGTTATAGATCACTTAACAAATGGAGAGTCTGGTAGGAGACAGTAATTACCGGTTATTTGTGATAGTCTCTGTTTAACTGCCGTCAAATGCATTACCTTGGGGACATGCATTTAGGATTTCAATCCCTGAaattaaaccattttttttttattcatgtgGCTTGGATATATATTACTCAAGGCAGTATAGAATTGCCAGGCTGCATGGCTACTATGCATCTTTAGAAAATGAAAATCTACTTGCCCAATAAGCTTGGAGATAACTACCAAAGAGCTGGTGATTGTTAcactgtgtgtgtgggggggggaaatcaaatcaTCTATTTGAAAACGAAAGACAAAGGTTTTCACTGTTTCAAATACACTTTCCATTTAGAATATATCCAAAACTGTATTTGTTGCCAGCCAAAGAGGAGTGAAGTTGCATTCTCTTCATTTTGCTCTGTCAACGAGACTTCAAATCTTTTCTGTTTGGTGGGCTTATGTTTTTAGCCCAGCCAGTTTTAGCAACTTTTATGGTTAAGATATGATAAAATACATTCACCAACTGCACTAATGATTAGATGAGAATTCTCAGGCACttacattttattttgcatttttcgtAGAGCACGTAGTATATTCATCTTTGGCTTTGTAATGTTTAATCTGGAAGGTGAGGCAACCCAAGTACCTGCAAAGATTTAATACGATAAATATATAGCTCTCCTGTGTTCCAGTTTTCTGTGGGTGCTTTAATAAAATCATAAGCAATAGCACAAAAGGATACACATGCAAAGTTGTTCGTGCTATCCAGTTAAATGGGGGAAGCTCTTGTGTACATGTGGTGGGTGTGTATACACGTGAAGGTTGTTTTGCACACTAGGAGTTACTAGAATGTGGTTGTCATTTCAACATAACTAATAAACCATTTATCATCTTACTCTATCACAGAACAGAAGGCACCCTAATATGTAAAAAGCTTATGTATAAAAATGGTTGGCATTAAAGAACATTAACACTGGAGTCAGATGTATATTTTAATTTGACTAGTTTTTCTTAGCTTTGCTGAACTCTGAGCTACATCAAAAACTTCTAAAACGTCCTTCAGACAAGTGAAGTTTTCATTAGAAGCATGGAAGAACAACTGTGCCCCCAGGAAGCAAATAACAGTTTTGCCGTTGTTTTGAGTATAGACAGAACCCATTTAAGAATATTTCTCCAAGAAATAATATATAATTTAACTTGTGCAATATGGAAACAGCTTTGATTGCACCTTTTCAAATCTCAACTAAGTTGAAAGGTAATGAGGACATTTTCTTaaactatttttctgcatttAGACGCAGCAATACAATCCATTTCCTTGTCTAA from Podarcis raffonei isolate rPodRaf1 chromosome 4, rPodRaf1.pri, whole genome shotgun sequence includes these protein-coding regions:
- the SIM2 gene encoding single-minded homolog 2 isoform X1 → MKEKSKNAAKTRREKENGEFYELAKLLPLPSAITSQLDKASIIRLTTSYLKMRAVFPEGLGDAWGQPSRLGPLDNVAKELGSHLLQTLDGFVFVVASDGKIMYISETASVHLGLSQVELTGNSIYEYIHPSDHDEMTAVLTAHQPLHPHLLQEYEIERSFFLRMKCVLAKRNAGLTCSGYKVIHCSGYLKIRQYMLDMSLYDTCYQIVGLVAVGQSLPPSAITEIKLHSNMFMFRASLDLKLIFLDSRVTELTGYEPQDLIEKTLYHHVHGCDVFHLRYAHHLLLVKGQVTTKYYRLLSKNSGWVWVQSYATIVHNSRSSRPHCIVSVNYVLTDIEYKELPLSLDQVTISKSQFPCRNSASTSQETRKATKPRSNKMKTKLRTTPYPQQQYSSFQTDKLECGQVGSWRSNSTANSATIQEQAFHSENSELLYTPSYSLPFSYHYGHFPVDPHVFSSKKQMLPSKFGQSQGTPCEVARFFLSTLQTSGECQWHYANSLVPGGSQSPSKSPSDQSASSVRHNLLQSYEVPLPNRRYSQDSTSDSFASCGTLAGNSRYKEESYDSTIIKHSNKMESRIYPAHHHHLIKEENKLVFNRGVQEKNNLSEKPFSNSLANSFLSKSECFQTKSIGQLNHLLPVPTVYEQTRRICMKEPKFEHIAHHAANLGELEPDDRMTGKFDHDSENDHTVDVRHAGQVPFVLLNYHRVLAKHGTFQTSSCTATGHVAENYGHSSEEVNMFYKNQSPSSASSPEAHKEPALPHYIGTSVIIANGR
- the SIM2 gene encoding single-minded homolog 2 isoform X2, yielding MYISETASVHLGLSQVELTGNSIYEYIHPSDHDEMTAVLTAHQPLHPHLLQEYEIERSFFLRMKCVLAKRNAGLTCSGYKVIHCSGYLKIRQYMLDMSLYDTCYQIVGLVAVGQSLPPSAITEIKLHSNMFMFRASLDLKLIFLDSRVTELTGYEPQDLIEKTLYHHVHGCDVFHLRYAHHLLLVKGQVTTKYYRLLSKNSGWVWVQSYATIVHNSRSSRPHCIVSVNYVLTDIEYKELPLSLDQVTISKSQFPCRNSASTSQETRKATKPRSNKMKTKLRTTPYPQQQYSSFQTDKLECGQVGSWRSNSTANSATIQEQAFHSENSELLYTPSYSLPFSYHYGHFPVDPHVFSSKKQMLPSKFGQSQGTPCEVARFFLSTLQTSGECQWHYANSLVPGGSQSPSKSPSDQSASSVRHNLLQSYEVPLPNRRYSQDSTSDSFASCGTLAGNSRYKEESYDSTIIKHSNKMESRIYPAHHHHLIKEENKLVFNRGVQEKNNLSEKPFSNSLANSFLSKSECFQTKSIGQLNHLLPVPTVYEQTRRICMKEPKFEHIAHHAANLGELEPDDRMTGKFDHDSENDHTVDVRHAGQVPFVLLNYHRVLAKHGTFQTSSCTATGHVAENYGHSSEEVNMFYKNQSPSSASSPEAHKEPALPHYIGTSVIIANGR